Genomic segment of Agrobacterium larrymoorei:
CCGTGCGGCGTTCGGAGTGGCCAACGATGACGTGGGTGCCAAAGCAATCCGCGATCATTTCAGCCGAGATATCGCCGGTATGCGCGCCAGATGCGTTCTGGTGGCAATCCTGCGCGCCGATCTTCAGCGGGCTGTCTTCGCAAAGAGCCGTCGCAACATAAAGCAGCGTCGAGGGCGGGCAGATCAGCGTTTCCACCTTGTCCGCAAGCGGTCCCTTCACCCCTTCGGCCATCGCCTTGATCTGATCAAGCGAGGCGCGCGTTCCGTTCATCTTCCAGTTTCCAGCGACGAGCGGGCGTACATCAGGGGTCATCTGCTATTCCATTCCTCTTGGCGTGTAAAAGTGCCTGTCACGGCAGTTCATGCATGTCATAATAGACAGCGAAATGAATTGGTACTTAAAAGCAAGGTTTTGGTTCAAAACTTTGGTTAAATTCGCGTCATTTCGCTGAGTTTCGGTAAGAGCGAAGCAAGTTTATTGCTCAGCGAGACAAAATCCAGTTCAAAGCCGCCCGCCAGTCCGTCATGCGAACCGGCGTTCCGTGGGTGCCGGTCTCATAGAGCGTAAAGCGCGTGGGCACTCCCGCCTTCAGCAGTCCTCGAAACATCGCCGCCTGCTGATCCGCCGAATACACCTTGTCCACACTGCCATGGGTGAACCACACCGGCTTTTTCGCCTTGATGAAAGCGCTCTTCGGAAAATCCGGATCGACCGCACCGCCAAGGATCGCCATGCCCTTGAGGTTGGCGACGGCCTGCGCATCGCGGCTGATGCCATAGCAGATAAAGCTGCCCATGGAGGCGCAGGTGAGAATGACGGGACGCCCGCCGGATTTCGCCTTCGCATCGGCGATCAGCGCGGCAACATCCGCCACGCCGTTCCGGTCGAAACTGCGCACGCTCGGCGCATAGTAGGTGCCGCCATTGTTGACGGCGAGGTTCTTTAGCCGGTTGAAATTGCCGCCGAAGGTGTAGTCATTCACACCAAGCCTGCGGTCCCCACCCCGGCCATGAATAAAAATGACGGTGAAAGCCTGACCGGATGCAGCGCCGACGCGCGCCACCTCGATCGCCCTGCCCTCGGCTGAAATCGTCTCCATGGCCTGAAATTTCTTCGACGCTAGATCGACATATCCCCGTTTCACGCGCCGCTCTGGTGTCTCGTCGCGACCATTGATGTCGCGCATTTCCTGGTAATCGATGACCTGCGAAGCACCGCCATCACCAGTGGAAAGCACGGTTTGACTGGAAAACAGATCGTCCTTGAATGGCTTCAACGGGCCGCCTGCGCTTTGCGCGGAGGCGGGCAGCGTTGCAACAGAGAGACAGAAAAGAGTACAAAAGGTGAAGATAGCTGTGGACATGCCTTGAGGAACCGTTTCATTTGCGCCACAAGTCTTGCCATCCGGGCCGCTGCGACGCAATCCTTGAAGGTAAAGCGTAAGCCGATTATGCCTGCTCGAGTAAGCTGACACCTGTACCGGCGTCCCATCATGCCTGCTCGCATGGACAAAATCTGGGCGATAATCTGATTGAACTGGACACAATGGACGATAGCAACGATCTTTTCTCTGGCATTCCCGCAGCTGCCCGCGCTGAAGCGGAGCCACGAGAAGCCGCACCCGCTGCCAAGCCCGCAGCGCCAGCCGCAAATGTGAACGCGCAGCCAAAACCGGCTCCCGCGCCTGTTGCTGCGTCCGGTGAAGAATATGGCGCGTCCTCCATTCGCGTTCTCGAAGGGCTGGAGCCGGTGCGCATGCGTCCCGGCATGTATATTGGCGGCACGGATGAGAAGGCGCTGCACCACCTCTTTGCCGAAGTCATCGATAACTCCATGGACGAGGCCGTTGCGGGCCACGCCAACTTCATCGAAGTGCATCTGGATACCGAAGGCTTCCTGACGGTGAGCGATAACGGGCGCGGTATTCCTGTGGAAAACCACCCCCAGGTGCCGGGCAAATCCACGCTCGAAGTCATCATGACCAAGCTGCATGCGGGCGGCAAGTTCGATGGCAAGGCGTATGAGACATCGGGCGGTCTGCACGGCGTCGGGGTGTCGGTCGTCAACGCGCTTTCGGATGTTCTGGAAGTGGAAGTTGCTCGTAACCGCAAGCTTTACCGCCAGCGCTTCTCTCGCGGCATTCCGCAAGGACCGCTGGAAGAACTAGGCGATGTGCACAATCGCCGCGGAACGCGCGTGCGCTTCCACCCGGATGCACAGATTTTCGGTGAGCACGCCAAGTTCGAAGCCGCGCGCATTTTCCGCATGGCGCGCTCGAAAGCCTATCTCTTCGGCGGCGTTGAAATTCGCTGGAGCTGCGATCCCGGCGTCGTGCCTGCTGGTGGAGAAATCCCTGAAAAGGCGGTGTTCCACTTCCCCGGCGGCCTGAAGGACTATCTGTCGGCCACGCTCGGCAAGGATTTCACCGTCACCCGCGAAATCTTCTCTGGTCGCACCGAAAAGACCGGTGGACACGGTGCGCTGGAATGGGCGGTGACGTGGTATGGCGGCGATGCCCAGCTGCATTCCTATTGTAATACCATCCCGACCCCCGAAGGCGGCACGCATGAGGCCGGTCTGCGTATTGCGCTGACCAAGGGTTTGAAAAATTACGCCGAGTTGACTCAGAACAAGCGCGCCCGGGAGATTACCACGGACGACGTGATGATTTCGGCGGTCGGCATGCTGTCCGTCTTCATTCGCGAGCCGGAATTCGTCGGCCAGACCAAGGACAAGCTGGCAACCGTCGAGGCTCAGCGCATCGTTGAGAACGCGCTTCGCGATCCGTTCGATCATTATCTTGCAGGCAATCCCAATGAAGCGGCCAAGCTTCTGGATTGGGTTATCGAGCGCTGCGAGGAACGCCTTCGCCGCCGCAAGGAAAAGGAAGTCAACCGCAAGACTGCCGTTCGCAAGCTACGCCTTCCCGGCAAGCTGGCGGATTGTTCTCAGAACACGGCTGAGGGTGCCGAGCTTTTCATCGTCGAGGGTGATTCGGCTGGTGGTTCCGCCAAGCAGGCGCGCAACCGCGCCAATCAGGCCATCCTGCCGCTACGCGGTAAAATCCTGAACGTCGGCAGTGCCAGCCGCGAAAAGCTTTCCGCCAACCAGCAGATCGCGGATCTCATTCAGGCGCTCGGCTGCGGCACGCGCACGAAATATCGTGACGAAGACCTGCGTTACGAACGCATCATCATCATGACCGATGCCGACGTGGACGGCGCGCATATCGCATCGCTGCTCATCACCTTCTTCTATCAGGAAATGCCCGAACTCATCCGCGGTAGCCACCTCTATCTGGCCGTCCCGCCGCTCTACAAGATCACTCAGGGATCGAAATCCGCCTATGCGCGTGACGATGCGCACCGAGCTGAACTAATGGAGAGCGAGTTCAAGGGTCGCGGTAAGATCGAAATCAGTCGCTTCAAAGGCCTTGGCGAAATGCTGCCTGCGCAGCTGAAGGAAACCACCATGGAGCCATCCAAGCGCACGCTGCTGCGCGTGGAAATCGATGACGTGGATTTCGAAGGAACGCGTGAGGCCGTTGATAACCTGATGGGCACGAAGGCCGATGCCCGCTTCCGCTTTATTCAGGACCGCGCGGCCTTTGCTGAAAATCTCGATATCTGATCTTTTCCGATCCCAAGCTCTCCGGCACATCCGCTGATGGAGAGCCTTACAACGGCATGACCTCATGAAACACGTTCTTTCGATCCAGTCCCATGTCGCCTTCGGCTATGTCGGCAACCGCGCGGCCACTTTCCCGTTGCAGCGCCTCGGCCACGAAGTCACTGTCATCAACACTGTGCAGTTCTCCAACCATACCGGTTACGGAAAATGGACGGGCGACGTTTTTTCCGCAAAGCATATCGATGACCTGATCAACGGGCTTTCCGATCTCGGCGTGCTGGAGCAAATCGATGGCCTGCTCACCGGCTATCTCGGTGATCCCGAAGTCGGCAACGCGATCCTTGCGCTGCGTGATCGCCTGCCCGCTGGTGTGCGCTGGCTTTGCGATCCCGTCATGGGCGATGTCGGACGCGGCTTTTTCGTGCGTCCAGGCATACCGGAATTCTTCAAGGACAAGGCACTGCCTCGCGCTGATATCATCACGCCGAACCAGTTCGAACTCGAATATCTGACCGGGCGGCAGATTGCCTCGCTGGAAGACGCGCGTAACGCCTGCCGCGCCGCCCATGAGATGGGCCCGGACATCGTTCTTCTGACATCGCTTATTCATGAAAATACGCGCAACGAAGAAATCCAGATGCTCGCCTCCTCCAAATCCGGCGAACAATTCCTCGTCACCACGCCCCGCCTACCTTTGGATCCTGCACCGAATGGCGCGGGCGATTGCACCTCAGCCCTCTTCCTCGGCCACATTCTTGCAGGCGAAACGCTGGGCAACGCGCTCTCCAAAACCGCTTCCAGCATCTTCGCGCTATTTCAGGAAACGCTGGCCGTCGGACGCCGGGAACTACACATTATTGCTGCGCAGGATCATTTCGTGAAGCCTGCCCCTAAGGATGTGGTGAAGCTTTGACATTCTCGCGGTCGCTTTGCGCATCCCTGTTTTCGATGCATGTAGATCGACACTGACCATTGCGCCGACTAATCACCGCGCCAGCAAACCGCGCAGCTCAATTCTCTGGCAACTCAACAGAATTGAGCGAGAGAACCGCTCGGATAGCAATTCCGCCTGAAACTCAAGTGAACGAGTCAAAAAAGCGGGCGCTCACTGCGCCCGCTTTGACTTTTATTATTATCTCGCCGCAGAAAGACCGATGATGAGGCCGCTAACGGCGTTGATCAGCAGGAACTGGTTATCAACGCGTACCCAGCGCTCATTGCGGCGCGGTTCCTTGAGGTGATAGCGACGATACTCACGGCGGTCGACAAAGTGACGACGTTCGGCAGGCGTCAGTCGCTGTCCGCGCTTCCAGCTATGCTTCTTGATAATCACCTTCTTTGTGGTGACGGTTCTCTCGTGAACACCACGGCGATCATGCCCGTTATCGTAACGGCTCTGTGCCTGAGCCAATGGAGCGGCGAGAATGGTAGCGGCCAGAAAAACGGTGACGAACTTCTTCATGGGTGGGTTCCTTTCCTGTTTCGATGAGGTGATCCTATCCCTCGAAAAGTGAATGGAAACTGAACCATTAAATTACAAAACTGTAATGGTTATTGATGCTTACGAGTGGATGTTAAAGTTGACGTCTCGCTAAAATTACACTCGGCGGCTCTCCCTGTCAGACCCGCACTGGCTGGAATGACAGGGAAAAGCCTTACTCCTCTACTTCTTCAACTCAGCCGACTTGGCCCACAGATTAATATCGGCATCCTTGGCGTAGCGGTCGATCTGGGCAAGTTCTTCAGCCGTGAAGTCTGGCTTCTCAAGTGCCTTGACGCAATCTTCCACCTGTTCGGGGCGGCTTGCGCCGATGAGGGCGGAGGTGATGCGGCCGCCTCGCAGGACCCAGGCGATTGCCATTTGGGCCAAGGTCTGGCCGCGCTTTTCGGCGATGGAATTCAGGCCGCGAATGTTTTCGATATTGCGTTCGTTGAGGAAGGCCGGGTTGAGGGATTTGCCCTGGCTGGCGCGGCTCGCATCCGGCACGCCGCCCAGATACTTTGCCGTCAGCATGCCTTGCGCCAGCGGCGAGAAGACGATGGAGCCGATGCCGAGGTCTTCCAGCGTATCCACGAGACCGTCTTCCTCGATCCAGCGATTGATCATGGAATAGCTAGGCTGATGGATGATGCAGGGCGTGCCCAGATCCTTGAGGATAGCGGCGGCTTCCCGCGTGCGCTGCGAATTGTAGGAGGAGATGCCCACGTAAAGCGCCCTGCCGGAACGGACGATATGATCCAGCGCGCCGCAGGTTTCTTCCAAAGGCGTGTCCGGGTCGAAACGGTGGGAATAGAAGATATCCACATAATCCAGCCCCATGCGCTTCAGGCTCTGGTCGCAGGAGGAAATCAGATACTTGCGGCTGCCCCATTCGCCATAGGGACCGTGCCACATATTGTAGCCGGCCTTGGACGAAATGATCAGTTCGTCACGATAACCGGCGAAATCGGTACGGAGGATTTCGCCGAATGCCGTTTCGGCGCTGCCGGGCGGCGGGCCGTAATTGTTGGCGAGATCGAAATGGGTGATACCGAGATCGAACGCTTTGCGGCAAATATCCTGCTTGGTCTTGTGCGAAAAATCATTGCCGAAATTATGCCACAGGCCGAGCGAGAGGGCCGGTAGCTTCAGGCCTGTTCTGCCGCAGTGATTATACTTCATGGATTCGTAACGGTTTTCAGCCGGTTGCCAGGCCATGGATTTCCTCCCTCATGTGGAATTGAGACCTGCCGTGACAGCGGCAGATCGAAGATGGTGTAAAACGTAAAAAGATAAGCCTTCGCTTTCAACCTTGGGATTGCGACGTGTAAAGATCGAACACTCGGAATGCAGGCTTGCCGGAATTGGAATCGGGAGAAAAGACGATGCGGCGCGTCTCCCCCGCTGCCAGATCGAAGAGATTATCGGAATACCGGCCAGCGACATCAGCCTCGATCATGACGAAAAGTGCGAGGCCATCTGCCTGAACTTCGACCTCGAACCGGCCATCATCCAGCGTGTTCACCGAGTGATGCAAACCGGACGGCTGAAGGTCGAGCGCCTTATAAGTATCGCGAACGTGGTGCCCCTCACCCGTCATGCCGTTGGATGCGATGAAGTTCCAGGATAGCAGCGCACCTTGCGGAAGCTGGTCGAGATCGATGCCTGTCAGAACCGCTGCCGCATCCGGTCCACAGGTGCCACTCCCGGATTTCAGCGGAATACGCGTGCCGTCCATGGTCAGTGCGAAGATGTTCATGTCGATTTCGACATCTTCCATCGTGTCGTTGACCATGGAGAAGCTGACGGATTTTCCGTCGTTCGAAGGAACGGCTGAGACGGCCACTGGCTGGAAGAAGCGCCGTGCGGCGTAATGCAAGGCCTTCCAGCTGCCGCCATAATCCAGGCTGGACCATGATGCGACCGGCCAGGTATCGTTGAGCTGCCAATAAAGCGTGCCCATGCAATGGGGCTTGAGAGAACGCCAGTATTCCACCGCCGTCTTGATGGCGAGCGCCTGCTGCACCTGGCTGACGTAAACGAAATTGGCGAAATCCTTCGGGAAGCGGAAATAGCGGAACATGGTCCCGGCAATCCGCTCGTTTCCGCCGGCGTTTTTCTGGTGAAGCTCGATGACCGGCGAAGCGATATTCATGTCCTTCTCATCCGCATAAGTGCGGATGACAGGCATGGACGTGTAGGACTGGAAGCCGAACTCCGAGCAGAAGCGAGGTTTGACGCTGCGGTAATTATCGAAGGACTTGTTCTCGTGCCAGACCGACCAGTAATGCATGTCGCCGGAGCCATCAGCATGCCAGGCATCGCCGTAGTCCAGATAGCCAGAGGCCGGGCTCGATGGCCACCAGAGGGCAGTTGGTGCCGCCTTCTTCAGCGACTTTTCAATCGTGCGGTTCAGGCGGTCATAAGCCACGAGATAGCGGTCACGGTTGTTGCGTGATTCCTCGAACCAGTTCAGCGCGCCGACCAACTCGTTATCGCCGCACCAGAGCGCGATGGAGGGGTGGGAGGCGAGACGCTTCACCTGATAATCCACCTCGTGTTCCACGTTGTCTAGGAAGTCATCCGTGCAGGGGTAAAGGTTGCAGGCGAACATGAAATCCTGCCAGACCATGAGGCCAAGCCTGTCGCAGAGATCATAAAACCAGTCCGGCTCATAAAATCCGCCGCCCCAGACGCGGATCATGTTCATGTTTGCATCGACAGCGGAGGTCAGCAGATCCTCGGTCTTCTCGGGGCTTGAGAGAGAATGCAGCGCATCCTGCGGAATCCAGTTGGCACCACGGCAGAAGATTTCGCGACCGTTGATGCGGAAGGCAAAGCGGCTGCCCGCCTCATCCTTGTCAGTCAGCAATTCGACGGTGCGGAAACCGATCTGGCGGGTGAGTGTTTCATCAGGAAGTTCGACGGTCAGCGTGTACAGCGCTTGCTCGCCGCTGCCTGCAGGCCACCAGAGCCTGGGGTTCTCAACGAAGAAGACATGGCGGATGACAGTTTCTCCAGCGTTTACGCCGCAATCCAGCCGCAGCTTCTCATCGCCAAGCGAGAGATGCACAGGAACGCTGGCGGCCTGCGCGGCATGAAGCGCAATCTCCACATGAAGCTCCACACCGCCATCCATGTGGTGCTGCGTGGTCGTCACATGCTCGATGCGAGCAGTATCGAGGCGACGCAGCAAAATGTTCCCGTAAAGCCCCAGAGGCGCAATCGCGATATTCCAGTCCCAGCCGAAATGGCATTGCGGTTTGCGCAGCAGATTGCCGTTGGGAATGGGCGAATTGCCCGGATGATAAGGTACATAAAATGGCTGCGCCGCCTGCCGATCGGCGCCCGCCTCGATGCTGGAATGGAAATGGATGCGGATGATGTTCTCACCCGGCTGAAGTGCCGACGATACATCCGGCCTGTATCGACGGAAGCAGTTATCAGCCGAGAGCACGGGAACATCATTGAGAAACACGACGGCGACAGTATCGAGGTAATCGATATCCAGATACCAATCGGCATCGATATCATCCACAGTAAAGCTGCGTTCGATGACCCAGTCCCGGTGCGCCACCCACTGCACGTCCTCCTCATTCCGCCCGAAATAGGGGTCGGGAATGATGGACGCTTTACGCAGCGCCGTGTGCACATCCCCCGGAACTGCCATGACGGTGGCATGCTCGCCTTCGGCTGAGAAAAGTTTCCATTCACCGGAAAGATCGAGAACAGCGTCGGCAGCGTAAGATGATGTCATGTCCATGCCCTGTCGCGTTTACTGGCGCAACCTTGTCGAAGGTTGCGAATCTGTTGCTGCGGAGGAGCGACGGGAAACGGAATCCAGAGAAAAGCGAACCTTGCGCCTGGATTTATGAATCGTGAAATACTCCTCCGGGCGGAAACGTTATCGTAAAATCTTTTGGGCGTCACGCTGTAAAGCGCATTGGCTGGCGCCGCAATTTCAGCGACAAGTGTCTTTCCACCTCACTAGCTTCAAAATATTATTTTTCAATATTTTACTGAACTTTCTTCATCTTATCGTTGCCTAAATCAAATCTTCATCGGAGCAAAATTCGGGAACTTCGAAGCCGAAGCTGGCAAAATCTCGCCATTATGCTGTATCGTTGCAGCTTGGGAAGAAGATTGCTTGATTGGCTCGCGTTCTCGTATGCTTTGCAATGGAATAAAAGCAATCTACCATGAATTCTGTAAGCGCGTCGGCGCTGGACTTTGATGTGATTTCGTTGAGCAGCGTCTTAGCGAAACAACAACGTCCTTGAGCCATTATACATGCAGGCGCTTCTGGAGGGGTGTGGCGAATGAATGACAGCATGATACCTGAAAACGGCGAACACGCCCTTCCGGGAAATGAACGCCCCACCCTCAAGACCATCGCCTATATGACCGGCCTCGGCATTACCACCGTTTCCCGCGCGCTTAAAGATGCACCGGATATTGGGGCGGAGACGAAGCAGCGCGTTCGCAAAGTCGCCCAGCAGATCGGATATCAGCCCAACCGCGCTGGTGTGCGCCTGCGCACCGGCAAAACCAACGTCATTGCACTGGTGCTGAGCGTAGATGAAGAGTTGATGGGCTTTACCACGCAGATGGTGTTCGGCATTACCGAGGTTCTGGCCAACACGCCGTATCACCTCGTGATGACACCCCATACCCATGCCAAGGATCCGATGATCCCAATCCGTTATATCATCGATACGGGATCCGCCGATGGCGTCATCATTTCGAAAATAAGGCCGGACGACCCGCGTGTGCGTTTCATGACCGAACGAAACATGCCGTTTGCGACCCATGGACGAACCAATATGGGTATCGAGCATCCCTACCATGATTTCGACAACGAGACTTATACCTATGAAGCGGTGAAGCGGCTGGCGCAGTGCGGGCGCAAACGCATCGCGGTGCTGCTGCCCCCAAGCCAGTTCTCGTATCACGATGCCGCACGCCGGGGCTTCGAACGCGGCCTGAAGGATTTTGGGCTGAATGAAATCAAGATGACCAGCATCAGCAATGACACGCCGCTCGATGACGTCAAATATCAAAGCAGCGCATTGATGAGCGGCACGGACTGCCCCGATGGCCTTATCTCCATCAGCGGCAGTTCCACGATTGCTTTCGTCGCGGGCATCGAAGCAAGCGGCAAGAAAATCGGCAAGGACATCGACGTCGTCTCGAAACAATCCGCCGATTTCCTCAACTGGCTACGCCCGGAAATCCATACGATGAACGAGGATATCAAACTCGCAGGCCGAGAACTCGCCCGCGCAGTGCTGGCCCGCATCGACGGCAAGGCACCGGGCACCTTGCAGACTGTAAGCAAGCCGGTCTGGTCCAGCCACGCGCCGAAATTTTAAATCGAAAAGAAAAGGCCCGCTTTCGCGGGCCTCAATCTTTTACTTTCCGAAAGTGTCCAGACCACTGCCCCATGGGCCGTGGGGCTTGTCCACGCCGTCGGTGCGCTCGAAGCCGTGGGCGCCGAAGAAGTCGCGTTGGGCCTGGATGAGGTTTGCGGTGCCGCGGCCTCGGCGGTAGGCGTCGAAGTAGCCGAGTGCTGAGGCAAGTGCCGGGACCGGCAGGCCGGAGAGGACGGCGTGGGAGACGACGCGGCGCAGCGGTGCGTCGGTGTCCTGCACCATCTTCGAGAAGGCTGGCGTGACGATCAGGTTCGCCACATGCGGATCCTTGGTGAAAGCCGAAGTGATTTCATCGAGGAACTGCGAGCGGATGATGCAGCCAGCGCGCCAGATGCGGGCGATGGTCGGCATCGGCAGATCCCAGTCGAACTCCTTCGATGCAGCGGCCATGACGGCGAAGCCCTGCGCGTAGGCGCCGATCTTGGCGGCGAGCAGTGCGCTTTCCAGATCGTCAATGAAGGCTTTTTTGTCGGATGGCGCGGCCAATGCCTGCGGAACGCCGAAGATTTTCTCGGCTGCTTCGCGCTCATCCTTCTGGGAAGAAAGGATACGGGCAGCGACGGCGGCTTCGATGGCGGTCGCGGCGACGCCCATATTCTGGGCTTCGATGACCGACCACTTGCCGGTGCCCTTCTGGCCAGCCTTATCGAGGATCAGATCGACCATCGGCTTGCCGGTGATCGGGTCTGCGGCGCGCAGCACCTTCTCCGTGATTTCGATGAGGTAGGAGTTGAGGCGGCCCTTGTTCCACTCGCCGAATACATCGGCAATCTCGGCAGCGCTGAGGTTCAGGCCATCGCGCAGTATGCCGTAGATTTCGGCAATCATCTGCATGTCGGCATATTCGATGCCGTTGTGGATCGTCTTGACGAAGTGGCCCGCGCCATCATTGCCGAGCCATGCCACGCATGGATCGTCATTGTACTTGGCGGAAATGGAGGTCAGAACCTTCTCGACGCGCTTCCAGCTTTCTTCCGTGCCGCCGACCATGATGGACGGACCATGGCGCGCGCCTTCTTCACCGCCGGAAACACCCATGCCGATAAAGGTAAGGCCGCTATCCTTGAGGTTGTCGAAACGGCGGATCGTGTCGCGGAAATTGGCATTGCCCGCATCGATCATGATGTCGCCGTTTTCGAGATACGGCTTCAGGATCTCCATCTGCTGATCGACCGGTTCACCGGCCTTGATCATGATGATGATCGGGCGCGGCGGGCGGATGGCGGCAACGAATTCCTCGATGGTTTCGCAAGGGATGATCTGGCCCTGCAATTCGCCAGCGTCGGCGTAGAACTTCTTCGTTGCTTCCGGGGTACGGTTGAAAACGGCAATCTTGTTGCCTTTTTCCGCGATATTGAGCGCGAGGTTGGACCCCATAACGCCAAGACCGATCAAACCGATTTCTGCCTGTTCCACGGATTTGCCTCCATATTGCATTTGATGGCGCCTGTTTTGGCACTCTCGGTTTCAAACGGCAAGGCAAGAGGCTGCTGAATCGATTAAATTTTGATGACGCAGGTCAGCTTTGCGGAAAGCGCATGCACAGCCAGTTACTTGGCCGGCCTGTCATCACCATCTTCCAGCGCGCGCCATGCGGAACCATCCATGTCCTCGTACTGGCCGCTCTTTAGCGACCAGAGAAAGCCGAAAAGTCCGAGCCCACCGAGAAACAAAGCCACGGGAATGAGATAGGCAAGCATGTTCATGCGAAGCGGCCCTCATTGTTCAAAATGACATCCGATTTCGGACTCGCTTTGCGGCCAGCCGCCCTGCTTCCAAAACTATTGAGGCGCAGCGCGTTGGCAACGACGATGATGGATGAAGTCGACATCGCGATGGATGCAATCATGGGCGTTGCGAGGCCCGCAAGGGCAATCGGCACGGCGATGATGTTGTAGCCGATGGCGAGCGCAAAGTTCTGCCGGATCAGCCGCCCCGCCTGCCGCGATATATCTACCGCGAAAGCAACCGAACGCAGATCATCACGCAGGAACACGAAGTCCGCAGCCTGCCGTCCGATATCCGCCGCAGAGGCAGGAGCAATCGATACGTGAGCGGCAGATAATGCAGGCGCGTCATTGATGCCATCGCCAATCATCAAAACCTTCCGGCCCTCTGTCGCAAGCTCCTCACAGCGACCCGCCTTGTCCACAGGTGCCAAAGCGCCACGCCAGGCATCGACACCGAGCTTGAGCGCCAGCGCTTTCACCGCCGGGTCTCTATCGCCGGAGACGATCTCCGTGGTGAAGCCGTTACTTTCAAGAGTATTGATCGTCTGCGCGGCTCCGGGTCTGACAGTGTCTTCGAAATGGAAGCACGCAACCTCCACTCCGTTCAGCGAGAGCACCACTTCCGAAGCGGAATGCGCAGCATCGTCGGTAACTGTGGCAAGGCAGGCGAACTGCCTGTTTCCCAGCCGATAAATCCCAGCCTCGGCCTGAGCCTCGATACCCGAACCGGGTATTTCCTTCACCTCATCAAAAAATGGCACCGCGCCACCAACCGAGGCATAAAGGGCCTGCGAGAGCGGGTGTCGGGAATTGGCGGCGAGCCCGGCTGCGATCCGCATTGCCTCGTCGGAGATATCAGCACCGTTCATCAGACGTGGCTGCCCCAGCGTCAGCGTGCCGGTCTTGTCGAAAAGCACGGTATCGGCTTCGGCAAGACGTTCCATTGCGGAACCTTCCTTCACCATGATGCCGTTTTTGAACAGGCGCCCCGCCGCGACCACCTGCACGACGGGAACCGCAAGGCCGAGAGCGCAGGGGCAGGTGATGATGAGAACGGCGATAGCGACCAGCATGGCATGCTTCCAGTCTCCACCGAAGATGCCCCAGGCAAAGAAGGATATCAGCGCCAGAAGATGGACGACCGGCGAGTAATATTGCGCGGCGCGATCTGCCAGACGACGATACCGCGCCCTGCCCCCTTCCGCGGCTTCCATCAGGCCGATGATTTCCGACAGGAAGGAATCCCGCGCAAGCGCCGTCGCCTGTATCGTCAGTGGCCCGGTGAGGTTCAGCGTACCCGCCTGCACCGCATCGCC
This window contains:
- the pdxY gene encoding pyridoxal kinase PdxY, with the translated sequence MKHVLSIQSHVAFGYVGNRAATFPLQRLGHEVTVINTVQFSNHTGYGKWTGDVFSAKHIDDLINGLSDLGVLEQIDGLLTGYLGDPEVGNAILALRDRLPAGVRWLCDPVMGDVGRGFFVRPGIPEFFKDKALPRADIITPNQFELEYLTGRQIASLEDARNACRAAHEMGPDIVLLTSLIHENTRNEEIQMLASSKSGEQFLVTTPRLPLDPAPNGAGDCTSALFLGHILAGETLGNALSKTASSIFALFQETLAVGRRELHIIAAQDHFVKPAPKDVVKL
- the parE gene encoding DNA topoisomerase IV subunit B — its product is MDDSNDLFSGIPAAARAEAEPREAAPAAKPAAPAANVNAQPKPAPAPVAASGEEYGASSIRVLEGLEPVRMRPGMYIGGTDEKALHHLFAEVIDNSMDEAVAGHANFIEVHLDTEGFLTVSDNGRGIPVENHPQVPGKSTLEVIMTKLHAGGKFDGKAYETSGGLHGVGVSVVNALSDVLEVEVARNRKLYRQRFSRGIPQGPLEELGDVHNRRGTRVRFHPDAQIFGEHAKFEAARIFRMARSKAYLFGGVEIRWSCDPGVVPAGGEIPEKAVFHFPGGLKDYLSATLGKDFTVTREIFSGRTEKTGGHGALEWAVTWYGGDAQLHSYCNTIPTPEGGTHEAGLRIALTKGLKNYAELTQNKRAREITTDDVMISAVGMLSVFIREPEFVGQTKDKLATVEAQRIVENALRDPFDHYLAGNPNEAAKLLDWVIERCEERLRRRKEKEVNRKTAVRKLRLPGKLADCSQNTAEGAELFIVEGDSAGGSAKQARNRANQAILPLRGKILNVGSASREKLSANQQIADLIQALGCGTRTKYRDEDLRYERIIIMTDADVDGAHIASLLITFFYQEMPELIRGSHLYLAVPPLYKITQGSKSAYARDDAHRAELMESEFKGRGKIEISRFKGLGEMLPAQLKETTMEPSKRTLLRVEIDDVDFEGTREAVDNLMGTKADARFRFIQDRAAFAENLDI
- a CDS encoding RcnB family protein, whose translation is MKKFVTVFLAATILAAPLAQAQSRYDNGHDRRGVHERTVTTKKVIIKKHSWKRGQRLTPAERRHFVDRREYRRYHLKEPRRNERWVRVDNQFLLINAVSGLIIGLSAAR
- the mgrA gene encoding L-glyceraldehyde 3-phosphate reductase, encoding MAWQPAENRYESMKYNHCGRTGLKLPALSLGLWHNFGNDFSHKTKQDICRKAFDLGITHFDLANNYGPPPGSAETAFGEILRTDFAGYRDELIISSKAGYNMWHGPYGEWGSRKYLISSCDQSLKRMGLDYVDIFYSHRFDPDTPLEETCGALDHIVRSGRALYVGISSYNSQRTREAAAILKDLGTPCIIHQPSYSMINRWIEEDGLVDTLEDLGIGSIVFSPLAQGMLTAKYLGGVPDASRASQGKSLNPAFLNERNIENIRGLNSIAEKRGQTLAQMAIAWVLRGGRITSALIGASRPEQVEDCVKALEKPDFTAEELAQIDRYAKDADINLWAKSAELKK
- a CDS encoding phospholipase: MSTAIFTFCTLFCLSVATLPASAQSAGGPLKPFKDDLFSSQTVLSTGDGGASQVIDYQEMRDINGRDETPERRVKRGYVDLASKKFQAMETISAEGRAIEVARVGAASGQAFTVIFIHGRGGDRRLGVNDYTFGGNFNRLKNLAVNNGGTYYAPSVRSFDRNGVADVAALIADAKAKSGGRPVILTCASMGSFICYGISRDAQAVANLKGMAILGGAVDPDFPKSAFIKAKKPVWFTHGSVDKVYSADQQAAMFRGLLKAGVPTRFTLYETGTHGTPVRMTDWRAALNWILSR